A DNA window from Macadamia integrifolia cultivar HAES 741 chromosome 4, SCU_Mint_v3, whole genome shotgun sequence contains the following coding sequences:
- the LOC122076011 gene encoding WAT1-related protein At1g21890-like: MGDQSRSELFLAMFIKLKPYLAMVSLQFGYAGMYIITVLCMKRGMSHYVLAVYRHAVATLAISPFAFFFERKIRPKMTLSIFLRIMVLGFLEPVLDQNLYYVGMNYTSATFSSAIFNALPAITFIMAMIFKLEKVKIKKLHSQAKIVGTIVTITGATLMTLYKGPVLNFVRSQGGNHTKTSNASSDQHWVMGTIMLLASCSGWAGFFILQSFTLKAYPAELSLTALICLLGTVQGAAVALVMQRDFSTWALGWDSRLLGPVYTGIVCSGMAYYMQGMVIKERGPVFVTAFSPLCMIIVAALGSLILAEQIHLGSVIGAIIIVVGLYSVVWGKSKDYSTSSTLTVEKDQAFELPTAMSHGSDVNDHGDSNSKGGILMTETPTIVIPKSYK, translated from the exons atgggagacCAAAGCCGAAGTGAGTTGTTCCTTGCAATGTTCATTAAGCTGAAACCTTACTTGGCTATGGTCTCTCTTCAATTTGGTTATGCTGGGATGTATATCATCACTGTCCTATGCATGAAGCGTGGGATGAGCCACTACGTCCTTGCCGTGTATCGCCATGCTGTTGCAACTCTTGCCATTTCCCCTTTCGCATTTTTTTTCGAAAG GAAAATTAGACCAAAGATGACACTCTCCATCTTCTTGAGGATTATGGTGCTTGGCTTCCTAGA GCCAGTGCTTGATCAAAACTTGTATTATGTTGGGATGAACTACACCTCTGCCACTTTCAGCTCAGCCATATTTAATGCCCTTCCAGCCATTACCTTCATAATGGCAATGATCTTTAA ATTAGAGAAAGTGAAGATCAAAAAGCTGCACAGCCAAGCTAAAATCGTTGGAACTATAGTGACGATCACCGGAGCAACGCTCATGACATTGTACAAAGGCCCTGTCTTAAACTTTGTACGATCACAAGGAGGAAACCACACTAAAACTAGTAATGCTTCAAGTGATCAGCACTGGGTTATGGGAACAATAATGTTACTAGCTAGTTGTTCCGGTTGGGCTGGTTTCTTCATTTTGCAA TCATTCACATTAAAAGCTTACCCGGCTGAGCTCTCTTTAACTGCTTTGATATGCTTGTTGGGGACGGTGCAAGGTGCAGCTGTTGCACTCGTCATGCAACGGGACTTCAGTACATGGGCTTTGGGTTGGGACTCTAGACTCCTTGGTCCTGTCTATACG GGTATAGTATGTTCTGGGATGGCATATTACATGCAAGGAATGGTGATCAAGGAGAGAGGCCCCGTTTTTGTGACCGCGTTCAGCCCTCTATGCATGATCATTGTTGCTGCTTTGGGGTCTTTGATTCTTGCAGAGCAAATTCACCTAGGAAG TGTTATTGGAGCAATTATCATAGTCGTCGGCCTTTATTCCGTCGTATGGGGTAAAAGCAAGGATTATTCGACTTCATCAACCTTGACCGTCGAAAAGGACCAGGCCTTCGAGTTACCAACAGCCATGAGCCATGGTAGTGATGTGAATGACCACGGTGACAGCAACTCCAAAGGTGGTATTCTGATGACAGAGACCCCAACAATCGTGATCCCTAAATCCTACAAATAG